ACGATACCCCAAACCTAGGAAAAAGATTGTCGGGGTGTTTTACATGCGGGGGGGATTAACTACACAGTAATAACGGTGTGTGTATAACGGCGTGTGTATGACGGTGTGTGTATAACGGCGTGTGTATAACGGCGTGTGTATGACGGTGTGTGTATAACGGCGTGTGTATGACGGTGTGTGTATAACGGCGTGTGTATGACGGCGTGTGTATGACGGCGTGTGTATAACGGCGTGTGTATGACGGTGTGTGTATAACGGCGTGTGTATGACGGCGTGTGTATGACCCCTCCTGTAAAAATCGCTATTCTCTCCTGAGCAACTATTGCGCAGAGGAACATGAACTTGATTTGGGGTTTGGACGCTAAAAcactgtcgccccctggtggccataTGCTGCACTCATCCGCATGAAGGCTCCTCGCAGGCGTTAAACGGGAACAAAGAGCCAGAGCAGCGACAGAAGACACCACCTGAAGCCACCTCATACTCAGATTAATACAGATGGTAATTCCACTTATGCCGTGGTAAAAACACAACGTCACGTTTTCAATACATTTATTTCTGTACTTTCTTTTCGCAATAATCAGCGTCGACATATTAAGACACAGCTTGACGACCTCTTAATGAGGTAACGTCACCCAGACGATTTGGTCTTTTTCATTTGGTTTCAGATCAAACTTTAActataaatgagaaaataatttcaagtttctttattttctttagaaaactttttctttcaaaagtgCAGCTGTCCGTCCTCGGGTTGAGGGACAGCCTCTGGACCATCGTCCCAACGGAAATGCTCCAAAATGATCAGATTAGACTCAGTTTAGCACGAGGACTCAGAAAGTCCAAATGTAGCCAGAGCAGATGTGAAGTCCCAGATGTGGCAGCAGGCCAGAATAGTCCTGAGCTCAGAATCACAACTAAAATGATCCCAACAACACagattctgattggctgtcatTTATGCCTCCTGTAAACAAAATGGCTGCTAAGCGTCGTTTTACATTTGTGACCATTCCTGGTGATTCCAATATTCCATCAGCAAAGCAAACGTCAAAGGCATCAAAGCGAGTCGTGTCGAATCAAACACGACGGGTTTTAAGACTTCTGTTGGTTTGGGGATCCTGCACCAACTATAAAGGTGATTATAATGAGCTGACATGATCAAGCAGCTCAGAGCAAACGGAGGGGTTCTGGCCTAACGGGGACGAGGACCTGGTCTGGCTCTCAGGCCGTCTTCCTGCAGACGTGGATGAAGTAGCATGGCGGCGCCGCCGTCTGGCCTGGGGAGTAGCTTTTGAAATCTCCATAGACCTGGTGCTCCAGTTTTCCATGAAAGGCCTCAGACATCAACTGTTTGAAGCTCTCCAAACGATGGGGGTAGTAGGAGAGACGGAATTTACtgaggacaaacagagcagaGAAGCATCAGAGACcgggagaggagccgctcttgtTGTGTAAGGCAGCGCCGAGATgggagacacacaaacacacacgtttgcAGCATGTTTCCAGAGCTTCTACACACTGCTGACCCAGTAAACTGCAGGGGGCGTCGCCTTCATTTGGAACAATAGCGTTGAGTgaggccccctgctgggacAGTGCTGACCTACCTGACCTCAGGGAGGCTGTGCAGGGAAGCTTTGGGCACATAGATGGTGTAATCCAGGGTGATCATGTGAGGTTTGTTGTTGACCCACAGCACCGAGGTCGCGATGTCCTGGGTCAGATCGCTCTGCAACACAGACACGGAGGCTTAAACCCTCATCTGATGAAGGAAGAAGTTGCTCCCAACGTGGCTGAGCACCGAGGTGGAGCAgagggggggtcgggggggcgTCGGGGGGGTCCCGCTCAGGCTATTAGCCACTGATTACCTTTGGAGCCCCAGACGATCACGCTGACGTTGGATGGAGAAAAGCTTGAGGAATTTGTCAGAGAAGCAAAAACGGAAATCATAATGACGGATTTCTGCTCTTCACAATTTCATCCCAAGAGTCCACAGGATACGACAcatgctagctgctgctactgtagctgctgctgctgctactgtagctgctgctgctgctactgtagctgctgctactgtagctgctgctgctgctactgtagctgctgctgctgtagctgctgctactgtagctgctgctgctgctactgctgctgatgtagctgctactgctgctgctgctactgtagctgctgctgctgctgctgtagctgctgctgctgtagctgctgctgctgctactgctgtagctgctgctactgctgatgtagctgctgctgctgctgtagctgctgctgctgtagctgctgctgctactgctgtagctgctgctgatgtagctgctgctgctactactgctgctgctgatgtagctgctgctgctactactgctgctgctgatgtagctgctgctgctgatgtagctgctgctgctgctgtagctgctgctgtagctgctgctgctgtagctgctactactgctgctgctgctactgctgtagctgctgctgatgtagctgctgctgctgctactgctgtagctgctgctgctgtagctgctgatgctgtagctgctgctgctgtagctgctgctgctgtagctgctactactgctgctgctgctactgctgtagctgctgctgctgctgctgtagctgctgctgctgtagctgctgctgctgtatctgctgctgctgtagctgctactactgctgctgctgctactgctgtagctgctgctgatgtagctgctgctgctgctgtagctgtagctgctactgctgctgctactgctgtagctgctgctgctgtagctgctgtagctgctgctgctgtagctgctgctgctgtagctactgctgctgctgtagctgctgctactactgctgtagctgctgctgctgtagctactgctgctgctgtagctactgctgctgctgtagctgctgctgctgtagctgctgctgctactgctgtagctgctgctgctgtagctgctgctgctgtagctgctgctgctgtagctgctactactgctgtagctgctgctgatgtagctgctgctgctgctgtagctgctgctgctgtagctgctactactgctgctgctactgctgtagctgctgctgctgtagctgctgctgctgtagctactgctgctgctgtagctgctgctactactgctgctgctgtagctgctgctgctactgctgtagctgctgctgctgctgtagctgctgctgctactgctgtagctgctgctgctgtagctgctgctgctgtagctgctactactgctgctgctgctgtagctgctgctgatgtagctgctgctgctgctgctgctgtagctgctactactgctgctgctgctgctgtagctgctgctgctactgctgtagctgctgctgctgtagctgctgctgctgtagctgctactactgctgctgctgctgtagctgctgctgatgtagctgctgctgctgctgtagctgctgctgctgtagctgctactactgctgctgctgctactgctgtagctgctgctgctgtagctgctgctgctgtagctgctgctgctgtagctactgctgctgctgtagctgctgctactactgctgctgctgctactgctgtagctgctactgctgctgctgctactgctgtagctgctactgctgtagctgctgctgctgtagctgctgctgctgtagctgctgctgctactgctgtagctgctgctgctgctgtagctgctgctgctactgctgtagctgctgctgctgtagctgctgctgctgtagctgctgctgctgtagctgctactactgctgctgctgctgtagctgctgctgatgtagctgctgctgtagctgctgctgctgtagctgctactactgctgctgctactgctgtagctgctgctgctgtagctgctgctgctgtagctactgctgctgctgtagctactgctgctgctgtagctgctgctactactgctgctgctgctactgctgtagctgctactgctgtagctgctactgctgtagctgctgctgctgtagctgctgctgctgtagctgccgctgctgctgtagctgctactgctgctgctgtagctgctactgctgctgctgtagctgctgctgctactgctgtagctgctgctgtagctgctgctgctactactgcagctgctgctgtagctgctgttttgATGTGGGCTGTGCTTACTGCTCTGTGCTAATGTGCAGCTCGGAGCTCAATCACGCCACCTCGCTAACATCCTCCTGTGGGCTCTGTGTCGTTGATCCtcgtgacctttaacccccTGTCTCACATTCATTCCCTGTAATGTCTGAGCAGAATTAATTAAACAGAAAGGTGAATCTGATTGGTTCTTAGCTCGAATGAGTGTCTATTACAGGTGTTGTGTGTGATTACTCTGAGTCTGAGCAATGACAATAAACTCTTAGCTTGGTCTTTACAACAAGGcggaaaatggaaataaagtgcTTTGTGGGTTATTGTGAGGACAAACAGTGGACGTTAAGACGCTGTCTAATCAGCACTTCCTGGAGACAGTCCTGTCAGGACCGCTACGTGGCCCGGCTCTCTGGACCTACTCCTGGTGCCTCTCAGAACACTCACAGCTTTAAGTGCACTAACAGTCCATGGAAGGCAAGATGAAGGCTAAGAAGATAGAAAGTTCTTGAAAcgaaagttcttgcaacaacaaAGTAGTCCCTGTTTTTTTGGGTGATCTCAAGGTGGAattcttttatttccatttaacTAGTCAAGGCTGTGTTGGCTTGTTTCATAATACAATTGAAGATAAGAGTTTTACGCCCTGATTCGTGCTCAGGGCGTAAGAACACCCGTAGCCGCGGCCCGATGAAGTGGTCTGGCTCAGGTGGACCCGTTAAACTCGCTGAGGTGTGGCACCACAACACTACCGAGACGCCTCCTCCCCTGAACCGTGAAGCAGCCTTTCAGTACCTTATAGTAGATATTTTTGCCCTGCGGGGCTCGGCCCGTCTCCAGGATGTAGTCGTAATTACGATGGTCAATGATGAGGATTCCGCCGGGTCGGACCATACTGGCAATGTTCTGGAGCGCCAACTTTTGGTCACTTTGGTCTCCTGCCAGTAATTCAACAAATCAGATTTGgtttgaggaagagagacagaattATTCTAGAGGTTCTGCTGATCGATAAAAGATATCAGAATAATCATCTACACATATGAAACCATCACTAACCTTTAAAATCTGGTAAGTGGGCAAACGAGTTGCCAAGACAGATCACGGCGTCAAAGCCGTCTCCGGGCTTTGGGATGTCCTCCGGTAACGTTAGCCAGTTAGCCTCTTCAATCACTGAGGAGACAACCACCCGATGATCGAGCAACACCAAGGGAGGTGGACAGGCAGGGCCTCACGGGGCCGGGGGCCACAGCGGGCCGGGGGCCACAGGGGGCCACACCGGGCCTGGGGCCTCATGGGGCCGGGGGCCTCACCGGGCCGAGGGCCACAGGGGGCCACACCGGGCCTGGGGCCTCACGGGGCCGGGGGCCACACCGGGCCGGGGGCCACAGCGGGCCGGGGGCCTCACCGGGCCTGGGGCCTCGCCGGGCCGGGGGCCACAGGGGGCCACACCGGGCCTGGGGCCTCACGGGGCCGGGGGCCACACCGGGCCGGGGGCCTCACCGGGCCTGGGGCCTCACCGGGCCGGGGGCCACAGGGGGCCACACCGGGCCTGGGGCCTCACGGGGCCAGGGGCCACACCGGGCCGGGGGCCTCACCGGGCCTGGGGCCTCACGGGGCCGGGGGCCACACCGGGCCAGGGGCCACAGGGGGCCACACCGGGCCTGGGGCCTCACGGGGCCTGGGGCCTCACCGGGCCTGGGGCCTCACCGGGCCTGGGGCCTCACGGGGCCGGGGGCCACACCGGGCCGGGGGCCTCACCGGGCCGGGGTTCCATTCCCATTTAAAGGTCACAGACAACGCTGAGTGAGCGCTACAGACGGTGGAATTCAAAGACTTTTTGCTATTATTAGCATCAAGGCGGAGACGTTTCTGGACTTTCAGGTTGGGTCGGTGCGTCCCTGCCTGGGCCACAAAGAACAATCAGACATTCAGCGTGAGGCGGGACAGCGTACCCCACTGGTCGAAAGCTGCCTCCTTCCTCCGCTCCCATCTGGACTTGAGCGCGTACTTGAGCATTTTGTCGCTCGCGTCCACACTAACCACATCGAACCCCTCCTCTACCAACATGATGGAATCCACTCTGCAACATGGAgaaacaaaggtcaaaggtcacacagaaGAGAACCTGGCTGACCTAAACAGGATGGACTGGACCGCTTTAGGGACTCCACACGTCTTTAATTGTTGAATCCCAACAAAAATCTCGACCCGGCATCATTTAGGAAACCTGGAATCACAACTGTGGCTGCAGGAATGAGGAATTCAGCTGAATTTCCCCGCTTGACCCTGAACAACAGCTCAGAGCCTCCGTGTCAACAGCGCAGAACAGTCAATTATTAAGGGATTTGTGAGATAAGACTGGTGTCGACACGTTCACCGAAGAGGCAACTCTGTCGGCCAAGTGGGGAAAACAGTGAGATGATGTTCGACAGACAATTAAACCATAAAAGAGAATTTGCATTTAGACGGACGAGTCCAAACAGCAGG
Above is a genomic segment from Takifugu rubripes chromosome 2, fTakRub1.2, whole genome shotgun sequence containing:
- the LOC115246826 gene encoding glycine N-methyltransferase-like, whose amino-acid sequence is MSVDSVFRTRSLGVAAEGLPDQYADGKAAKVWELYIGDTQSRTQEYKSWVVSLLRDNGVRRVLDVACGTGVDSIMLVEEGFDVVSVDASDKMLKYALKSRWERRKEAAFDQWVIEEANWLTLPEDIPKPGDGFDAVICLGNSFAHLPDFKGDQSDQKLALQNIASMVRPGGILIIDHRNYDYILETGRAPQGKNIYYKSDLTQDIATSVLWVNNKPHMITLDYTIYVPKASLHSLPEVSKFRLSYYPHRLESFKQLMSEAFHGKLEHQVYGDFKSYSPGQTAAPPCYFIHVCRKTA